Genomic window (Propionibacteriaceae bacterium ZF39):
GGACGGGGAGGCGTCGGTCGATGCCGACCCCTCGGGGCCGGCCCCCGCCGAACAGGACGTCACCATCAGCGCCGCTGCCAGGCACCCGACCAACCAACGCATCTTCATCACAACCGCCTCCACAGATCGGCCCACGCGACCCGAGCCGCAGAATTATCGCTGCCGGCGGGGGCACTGCGCTGCCCCGAACGCGTGTGGGTTGATGTCCCGTGCCAGACACGTCGGATCCCCCGCTGGCCCGCGGCTAAAATCGCCCACCATGGAGTTGCAGCGCCCCCACCGCGAGGTGGTGTCATTCGTCCGGCGCAGCACGCGGATGAACAAGAGCCAGGAGCGCGCGTGGACGCAGCGCGAGCGATACCTCGTCGATGTCCCCCGCGACGACACCTCAACGTCGATCGCCCCGGGCGCGACCATCGATTGGCCGCAGGTCTTCGGGCGTACCGCTCCCCTCGTCGTCGAGATCGGCTCCGGCACCGGTGACTCCCTCGTGGCGATGGCCGCGGCGGATCCTGCCCGCGATCACATCGCCTTCGAGGTGTTCCGACCGGCGATGGCCTCCACGATGATCAAGCTCAACGCCGCGGGAATCACCAACGTCCGGCTCGTCGAGGCCAACGGGGTGTCCGGACTCGAGGAACTCTTCTCCCCCGGCCAGGTCGACGAACTGTGGACCTTCTTTCCCGATCCCTGGCACAAGGCTCGCCACAACAAGCGCCGCCTCGTCGACACGGCCTTCGGCGCGCTCGTCGCCTCCCGCCTCGCTCCCACCGGCGTCTGGCGCATCGCCACCGATTGGGCCGACTATGCCGAGCACTGTCGCGAGGTGCTGGACGATCACCCCGACCTGATCAACGAGTACGCCGATTCCGGCGGTTTCGCGCCGCGCCTCGACGCCCGCCCGATCACGAAATACGAGCAACGCGGCCTGCGTGCCGGGCGCGATGTGTTCGACCTGACCTATCGACGCCGCCATGACTGAGGGGTTTCGACAAGCTCAAGCAGCGACCGAACGTTGGCGTATCGACCTGTCCTACGACGGCACCGACTTCTCGGGTTGGGCTTCCCAGCCCGGTCTGCGTACCGTCCAGGGCACCCTCGAGCACTGGATCACCCAGGTCCTGCGACTGCCCGAACCGGTCCAGGTCGTCTGCGCCGGGCGTACCGACGCGGGAGTCCACGCCCGCGGCCAGGTCGTGCACGTGGACCTGCCCGCCGAGGCCCCGGTCGATTCCCTGGAGCGCCGGTTGCGGCGGGTGCTGCCCCCCGACGTGGTGGTACGCGGGGTCTCCGCCGCGCCACCCGGCTTCGACGCGCGATTCGCGGCGGTCTGGCGGCGCTACGTCTATCGCCTGAATGACGGCACAGCCGCACCCGATCCTCTGCTCCGGGGCCACATCACCCGCGTCCGCGGCCCCCTCGACCTCGACGCGATGAACGCGGCCGGCACGATGCTGATCGGCCTGAAGGATTTCGCGGCGTTCTGCCGACGCCGGGAGGGGGCGAGCACGATCCGTACGCTCCTGGAGCTCCACGCCGAACGCGACGACCGGGGCGATGTGGCGTACACGGTGAAGGCCGACGCCTTCTGCCACTCCATGGTTCGCTCGCTGATGGGAGCAATGACGACGATCGGCATGGGCAAGCGGGACGCCGACTGGCTCGCCGAGGTGATGACCTCACCGGTGCGAAATTCGACGATCAACGTGATGCCGGCGCACGGGCTGTGCCTCGAGGAGGTCGGCTATCCTCCGGATGCGGACCTGGCCGCACGCGTCGTGGCGGCGCGGGCCACCCGCGGGAGTGAGGAACTGTGAGCCACTATTTCCATACGCCCGAGAACATCACCGGCCGCCGCACCATCACCGCCAGGATCTGGGATGTCGACTATGAATTCGACACCGCCAACGGCGTCTTCTCCGCCGACGGGCTCGACCTCGGCACGTCGGTCCTGCTCCGCGAGTCCTGGCCGCCCGACCACGCGACCCGCCTGCTCGACCTCGGTTGCGGCTGGGGCCCGATCGCCGTCGCCCTGGCCCGCGAATGCCTCGACGCGATCGTCGATGCCGTCGACACCAACGAACTCGCCCTCGCCCTGACGGCGGCGAATGCCGAGCGGGCCGGCGTACCCGATCGCGTCCGCCCCACCCTTCCCCAGCACGCCGATCCGGATGCCCGCTATGACGAGATCTGGTCGAACCCTCCGATCCGCATCGGCAAGGACGCCCTGCACGACCTGCTCCTCACCTGGCTCCCCCGCCTCACCGACGACGGCGTCGCGCGACTCGTCGTCGGGCGCAACCTCGGCGCGGACTCGTTGCAGCGGTGGTTGCTGGAGCAGGGGTACGCCTGTGAGCGCGTCGGGTCCGCCAAGGGATTCCGCGTGTTCGCCGTGACCAAGTGACCCCGACCCCTGCGGGTGCCCTCCCAATTGTCCCTCTCTATCAAGATCATCGAAAATATTCGGTTCGCCTCGATATGGAGTGACAATAGGGAGCCCCCCTGGTTGAAATGTCGACATAGGGGCGTACGCTCTTTTCCATCGGGCGGCACCGCAGCCGTCCCTCACCAAGGAGGAAGCATGGGAGCTGGCGACAAGATCGGCAACGCAGCCCAGAACGCGGCCGGCAAGGTCAAGGAAGGGGCCGGCAAGGCCACCGACAACGAGCGCCTCGAGGCTGAGGGCAAGGCCGACCAGGCCGGTGCCAACGTCAAGCAGGCCGGCGAGAACGTCAAGGACGCCGCCAAGGACGTCACCCGCTGACGTTCTGCATGATTCAAGGACCGCCCGAGGGGTACGCCGACCGGCGCCCTCGGGCGTACCTTTTTCGGACACGTCCCCGGCGATCACGCCGATCCACACAATCGATGACGCCCCCGTGGTGTGCCGTGAAAACGGCTGGCTAGACTCACGGAAGACCGGTTCGCCGCGCCTCGGCATCAGCCGCAAGGCCGTGCGGAGCGACCGCTCGGCGAACACCTCAGACCCGGAGGAAACGTAATGACCTACGAACTGCCTGATCTCGATTACGACTACAACGCGCTCGCCCCCCACATCGCGCCCGAGATCATGGAACTCCACCACAGCAAGCATCACGCGACCTACGTCAAGGGCGCCAACACCGCCGTTGAGCAGCTGGCCGAAGCCGCCTCGAAGGGCGAGCTCGGCACCATCAACAAGCTCGAGAAGGATCTGGCCTTCAACCTCGGCGGCCACATCAACCACTCGGTGTTCTGGAAGAACATGTCCCCCAACGGTGGCGGCGAGGCCACCGGCGACCTCGCCGACGCGCTCGGCGAGACCTTCGGCGGCTTCGAGCAGTTCCAGAAGGCCTTCAACGCCAACGCGCTCGGCGTCCAGGGCTCCGGCTGGGGCGTCCTGGCCTATGACACCTTCGGCAAGCGCCTCAACCTGCTCCAGGTCTTCGACCACCAGGGCAACCTGCCTGCCGGCCAGGTTCCGGTTCTGCTCCTCGACATGTGGGAGCACGCGTTCTATCTGCAATACAAGAACGTGAAGCCCGACTTCGTCAGCGCCTGGTGGAACGTCATCAACTGGGAGGACGCCAACGCTCGCCTGGCCAAGGCCAAGGCTGCCGACGTCTTCTGAGTCGCGATTTCCTGACTCGTACGCAGGGCCGGTCCTTCGGGGCCGGCCCTGTTTGCGTTCAGCCCTGCTCGCGGACCGTCGAGCCGAATTCCCGCTCCATCCACCGTGGCAGCGGCTGCCGGGTGAGCAGCGAGCGCCAGACATTCACGATGGTGAACAGGATCATGCCGTTGTTGGTGTTGACATAGGTCCAGGCGTGGAAGGGCATGACGTCGGTGACGGGCGTGAACGACACACGGCCGGGCCGGTTGTCGGGCCGCCCCGCGCACACGTCGAGCGTCAGCCCGTCGATCGTCACCCGCACCCACATATGCCCCATGCGCCACCAGGGGTTGATGTCCTGCCGCACGCGCGTGGCGAACACCCGCTCGGCATCGAACCCCAGCTCGCGCAACAGCCACCACAACGCGGTGTTGTATTGATTGCAGTAGCCCCGCGAGTTCCTGAACGCCAGCGCCGGCGGCTCCCACACGCTCAGGATCGAATAGCGCGTGAACTTCCGGTGCACGAGTCGCTGGGCGAACTCGACCAGATCCCACCCCGTCAGTCCCGAGTTGCGGCACACCGTCACGGCGTCATCGAGGGTCTGCACCCCGTCCGGGTTCGCGACCTGCGGTTTCGGCGTACGCGCGACGACCGGCGCCACCGCGACCGAGAGCGCCGCCACAGGAATCCACCACTTCTTCATCGGTCCTCCTTGGCCTCGCGCGGCTTGAGCTGGCCGCGCAGCCGGTCACGCCACCGCGAACGATAGGGCTCGTCGCGGGCCAGTTCACCGTGCAGATCGAGCATCAGCCCGACGGATCTCGACCAGTCGTACTGCTCTGCCCGGACCCGCGCCGCCGCCCGTGTCGCTGCCTTCGGTCGCGCCGCCAACCGCTCGATGGCATCGGCCAGATCCCGCGGGTTGGGATGGCCCCACTCCCCGCAGGTCGCGTCGACCAGTTCGCGGGCGCCACCCCGATTGGAGGTCACGACCGGCGTACCGCTCGCCAGTGCCTCCAACACCGCCAGCCCGAAGGTCTCCGCGGGACACACGCTCAGCGAGACATCCGACCGGGTCAGGGCCGTCGCGATCTCCTCGCGCCCGGACAGATAGCCATGAAAGACCACCGGCGCATCGCCCGCAATCTCCACGAGCTCGTCACGGTGCGGACCGTCGCCATAGACGTCCATCCGCATCGGGATCCCCCGTCTGTGCACCTCGACGGCCGCCGCCACCGCCAGATGCGGGCTCTTCTCCCGCGACAGGCGACCGACATAACAGAGCTTCAGCAACCCATCGTCGACCGGCGTCCCCCGATCGGGCCGGAACATGTCCAAGTCGACACCCAGCGGCACCATCGACAACCGTGCCGGGGTGTTCTCGAACTCCCCCGCCGCATAGTTCGACGTCACCACGACCGTGTCGAACGACTGGGCGAGCCGACGGTTCAGCGCGCCCACGGCCGTCTCGACACCAAACTGCCGCCGCGACCACAGCCCGAGCATGTCGTCGAGCCGCTCGTGACTGAACAGGATCGACCCGATCCCCCGCCGCTTCGCCCACCCCGCGACCGGCGACAACGTCCACTTGTCCGAGACCTCGACGCTGGTCGGCTGGAAGCGGTCGAGGGCGATGAGAGCGCGCCAGGGCTGGGCGATCATTCGGTACGCAGAGTTGGGCAGGTGCGGCGATGCGACCGTGACGACGATTCCGGACTCGGTTTCGACCGTCTCGTCGTGTTCGCCCGGGACCACGAGCACCCGTTCATGTCCCGCCGCCACATAGCCCGCGCCGAGCCGATCGATGGCCTGCCGCATCCCGCCCGACACCGGCCCCACGAAGTTGGCCAGCTGGGCGATTCGGAGGCGGTCGGTCACGGAGTTCAGCGTACCCAGTCCGGCTGCGCCCACTGACCGGACAAGCCCCTAGGATCCGCCCCATGACGGTGGCGGGTTGGCAGACGAGGGCGTTCGGCCACCTCGGGCAGATAGCCGACTTCTTTCTGCCGCCGTTCCAGATGGGCACGCGGCGGCTGGTGCGTCGCACGACCTCGGGGCGGGTCGGTCCGGCCCTGCCGTTCCAGGCGTTCACCTATGTCGTCGACGATGTCGAGATCGAAGTGGCCTCGCTCCCCCTGCCGTTTCCCCTGCCTCCGCTCGTGGTGCACCGTGGCCCGAGCGTCCGGGCGGGCGTACTGACCCCCGTCGGGGACGTGGGCGATCTGGCCCGCGTGACCGGAGTCGGCGAGCGCGACGCGTTCGAGGTGGCGTGCGGCCAGCCGGAGTTCGCCCGGGCCGTGCTGCAGCCCGCGATCGCGCAGTCGCTGCGCTCCTGGGGGTCGCCCTTCTCCGGCTCCACCCGCGACGGCCTGCTGCCCAACTTCGATATCGCGCTGGATGGCGCCCACCTCGTCGCGGTCAACGGCCCCACGCCGGACGATCCGCGCTTCCCGACCTATCTGACCCGGTTGCTGGGCTTGACCCTGGCACTCGTGAATGCCCCGATCCGCCACTTCGTCCGGCCTCCGCGACCGCCCGGCCTGGGGTTCAGGGGAAGGCTGTGGGCCTGGGAGCCGAACATCCCCGGCATCGCTTTCCGTTACCGCTCGTTTGCCGGGCTGGGCGAACACAACCGCATCGGTCAGGCCATCGGCGTCGTCCGCGGCCGGGTCGCCGACCTCCCGTTCACCGCGCTCGGCTGCCCGGACCCCGACTTCGCTGTGCTCGTCGTGCACACCGGCATGCGGTTGCCCCCGCTGTGGATCGGCGGGCAGGACGGGGCCGGGCGGACCGGCGTACCCGATTTTGATCGCAGGTGGCGCTTGCACTGTCCCGATCCGCGGTTCGCGGCCGACCTGTTGCCGACCGAGTCGCTGCAGCGGCTCGCCGCGACCGACAGGGAACTCCTGCCGACCCTGCGGGTGCAGGGCGGCGAGCTGGGCGTACGCCTGCGGCGCTGGTCCGAGGCCGACATCGCCGACGCGGTCGACCTGCTCGAGGATCTTCTCGCCGGCGCAGCCTGGGAGCTGCGCCGGGCGCTGGGTGTGAGAACGAGCGGACGCTGAGGACTCAGCCGACGAGCTCCACGTTGCCGGCCTGCTCGAGCCGCTCGAGGATGCGGTCCAGGATCACCTGCCGGTCGAACTGCAGCGCATAGGTCCGCGCCTTCACCTCGGCAGCGGTGCGCTCCTCGACGGTGGTATCGCAGATGGCCTGATCCAGATGGGCCCGCAGCTGCTCGACATCACCCGGATGGTGGATGAGCGCGCACGTGCCGACGGCCTCACCGATGCCACCCGTATCCGTCGTGATCACGGGCCCGCCGCCCGCCAGCATCTTCTCGGCCAACGCGATCCCGAACGTCTCGACGAACGCTTCCTGGGGCTTGCTCGGCAGCGAGTACGCCGCAGCGCCCGCCATCAGGAACGGCTTCTCCGCATCGTCCACGTCGTGGAGGAAGGTGATGCGATCGTGCACCGGCGACGCCGCGGCGAGCGCGTGCAGATCGGCCTCGGCCGGGCCACGGCCGGCGATGACGAGCCGCACCCTGTCCTTGGCGCGCGAGCCGGCGTACGCCTCGATGAGGTCGTCGACGCCCTTGGCGGGGGTCAGCCGGGAGAGGAACAGGATGTAGCCGTCCTTCTCCAGGCCGCGAGCCGACAGCCGTGACTCGATCTCGGCCGGATCGAGGTTCACATAGGCGCTGGTATCGATCGCCGGATAGGAGATCGCGATGCGCTCCCGGCACTGAGGCGCGAAGTTGGTGCCGTGCAGGCGGTCGAGCTCGGCGGCCTCCTCCACGATGAGGTCCTTGGTGTATTCGGAGACGGCCAGGCAGTGATCCGACGACAGATAGCTCGCGAGCAGGTGCGCCGCCGCCCCGAACCGGTCCTGCATGACACAGTTGCGGACGACGTTGGTGATATCGGACCCGACGGCCTCCGCGACCGTGGTGACGTTGACCGGCAGCCCGGTCTGACGCGCGACGTGCAGCGCATCATTGACCGCGATCGTGTGCGGGGTCAGATAGAGCGACAGGGCCACCGTCTCGACGCCATCGGTGAACAGTTCGACGAGCCGCCCGATGAGACCGGAGACGAACCGGCCGTCCGGGACCTTGTAGTCCCCCACCGGCTCGGGCCGTTCCACCGTGATGCCGGGGCTGTAGGGCAGGATCGAATCGAGGGGCTTCAGCGGCAGGCCGGTTTCGGCCAGGCGCTCGATGGGCCAGGTGACGATGCGCACATCGGTGAAGCCGCGCAGCAACGCGGCCTCGGCGAGATTGCGGGCCTCCACGGAGTGCCCGCAGATGACGGGATCGGCGCGAACGACGATCACAAGGCGGCGGTCGGGTCGGGTCATGGTGGCCCTCCAGGGCATGCAGCGAGTCGGCTCGGTGGGAGTCTCGGGTGGGGGTGTGGAGCAGGTCAAATCGGGACCAGCATGCGGCAGGTCAGGGGTCACAAATCCGGCGTACCCATCATTCGGGCGGCGTCGGGAACGAGGGCGGGCGGCGGGTCGTGCCCCAGTCGCCCGGCTTGTCGGCCAGCGTCACCACCAAGTGTCCGCCGCGCCGGAAATCCTCACCCGGCAGCCAGGCATCGACCGGTCGACCGTCGAGTGTCGCGGAGGTGACATAACGGGCGGGAGCGTCGGGTTCGGGCGGGCGATACCCCTCGACGTCGACGATCAGATCGCGGTCCCCGACGGCCAGCCGGGCATGCTCGTGGGCCGGCGCATTGAGGAGGAAGAGGTCCTGCCCGGCGACGGGCATGATCCCGAGGGAGGCCCAGACATACCAGGAACTGAGGCCGCCGGAGTCATCATTGCCGGGCAGCCCGCCGCGCGTCGCGCGGAACTGGTTGGTGACGACCCCGTGCACGACATCGGCCGTGCGGTCCGGACGCCCCGCATAGGTGTACGCCCACGGCGCGTCCATGTCCGGTTCGTTGTTCATGCCTTGGAACCGGCCGAGGGCGTACCCCTCGGCGAGCTCCTCCGCAGACGGCCCGACTCCGGGCTGGGTCTCGGGCTCGGCGCCGAACCCGAAGAACGCATCGAGCAATTCCACGAACGCCTCGTCCCCACCGGCCCACTCGATGCGGGAGGCCATGTCGTGGAGGATGCGGAACGAATAGTTCCAGCGGGTGCCCTCATAGAACGTGGAGGCGCGAAGCAGTTGCCCATCGGCGTCGAACGCATTGCGCCAGCGGCCCGCCTTGGATTCGAGCGAGGCGGCCAGCGCATGGTCGCCGACGCGCTTGGCCACCTGGGCGGTGCACCAGTGACCGAACGCGAGGTCGAGCGTGTGGGTGATCGGTTCGGCGCGGCCGAAGCGGAGGAATTCCTCGCCATAGGTACGCCGCAGATCCGTCGACATCAGCGTCAGCGCCAGGTCCCAGTCGACGCCGGGAAGGCCCGCCTGCGAGACCGAGGCGAGGAACGTATGGCACAACGCCGACCCCTGGCGGGAGAACCGGTCAGCGCCACGGGCCATGCGATAGCCGATCGGGAAGTTGCCCTCTTCCTCACAGATCGTGATGAGCGCGCTGGCGAGGTCGGAGGCCTTGTCGGGTGCGGCCAGGATGAGCAGCGGGAGCTGGGTGCGATAGATGTCCCAGACCGTGCAGAGATCGAACGCGAACGGACCCTTGTCGGGCCACCAGGGCGACTCGTTGTGGGCGATCGCCGGCTTGATGAGGCTGTGATAGACGGCGGTGTCGAACACGGTCTGGCGCTCCCGCGTGGGTGCCTCGACCTGGACCTTGCCGAGCACTTCCGACCAGGCTTGCTCGGTGAGCGAGCGCCGGATCTCGAACGACTCCCGCTCGCGCGGCACGTCGTCCTCGAGGTTCCTCTTCGCCTTGTCCGCTCCCCGCAGGGAGAAGCCGATGCGGACCTCGACCGAGTTGCTCTGGTCGATCGGGCCCGTCCACAGCACGCCGAACGGCCGCATGGTGGTCGAGCGGATCGCAGAGAAATCCAGGCGGCTGCCGCCGGGCATGCGGCGATGGTCATACCAGAGTTGCGGCCTCCAGCCGTCGTTGAGGCACTCGATGTGCACCGCCAGCGGTACGCCTTCCACGGTGATCTGGCCCGCGGCCGCGTGGGTGTCGAGCACCTCGAGGTTGGCCCGGAGCGGGTAGGTGCGGCTGTAGGGAATCGTGAGGCCGCCGTGGGAGAAGTCGATCGCGATGCTGGCTTCGTCGGTGCGCGGAAACGTGTAGCGGTGGATGGCCGACCGCGGTCCGACGGTGAGTTCGCACTCGATGCCGTTGTCGAGCGTGGCGGCGTACCAGCCGGGCTCCGCCCGCTCGTCCCGCAACTCCCACGCCCGCCCGAGCGCATCCAGCGGATCCATGAGCGGGGTGACGCGGAAATAGTTGTAGTACTTGCGGATCGCACCCGTCCCGGACTGCTGGAAGTGGGTGAACCCCGACGCAAGCTGGGTCTGGTGGATCTCGGGCGGAACACCCTCGGTGCTCAGGTCGAAGCGGCCATAGCCGGTCGGATAGGCACCCGAATAGGCACACGCCGAGACCATGCCGAGCGGATAGGTCGCCCCCGGGTGCGTGTTGCCGATCTGGGGTTTCGGACTCCACCAGGTCGCCGCCAAGCCCGTGGTCGGGTGCAGGTCGGTGGGTTCACAGCCGATGAACGGATCCACCGTGCTCAGCGCGCGGCTCCTCATGCGGTCATTCCAGCGCCGGCGCCGTCGCCCGAGTCGTTCAGCATGGGAGGAAAGCTAGAGATCGAACGTGGCCAATGGGTAATTGCCCGATCACGAATCCATAACGACAGCTGGGGTTTCGGATCGATTGTCCGGGGGCCGACCCAATCGCGGAGTCGGTTGACTCTCACATCGTGAGAGACCCCACGATGGATTCATGAGCGAACTCATGACCATCGGGGAGTTCTCCCGGCTGAGCCGACTGAGCGTGCGGATGTTGCGGCACTATGACGCGCACGGGGTGCTGTCCCCGGCCGACGTGGATCGGTTCAGTGGTTATCGCCGGTACGCCGGCTCCCAGCTCGCCGCCGCCGTCGCCATCCGGCGACTTCGGGACGTCGGGTTCGGGATCGCGGCGATTGCAGCGTTGCTTGCAGCGCGCGGGACGGAGGCGTACACCGAAGCACTCGTGCTGCACCGAACCGAACTCTCTGCGGATCTTGACGCCGCTCGGCAGCGACTCACCCTCATCGACAGCATGATCAAACAGGAGAACACCATGTCCATCACCGTTTCCCGCACCACCATCCCGGCCCGCACGCTCGTGACACTGCGGGGTGTGGTGCCGACCTATTCCGACGAGGGGCAGCTGTGGGGGCAGTTCATGCCGCTGCTCGCTGCGCAGGGAATTCAGGGCACCGGGCCCGGCGGCGTGATCGAGCATGACGAGGAATACCGCGAGGCCGATGTCGACGAGTCGGTCTGGCTGGAGGTCGCCCGGGGGACCAGTGCGGAAGCACCCCTGGAGATCGTGGAACTGCCGGAACAGGACGTCGTGATGGCCACGCTGGTGGGGCCCTATGGCCAGATCTCGGAAGCGCACGCCCGGATCGGCGAGTTCTTGGAGGCGGAAGGCCTTCGGGCGGCGTCGGGTGGGATCGAGGCGAAGGTGTTCAACCGCTATCTCACCGACCCCTCCCAGACGGCCCCCGACGCCAACGTCACCGAGATCTGTCTGCCCATTCACCCGGCATAATCTGCGGTCATCTGACCCTGGCAGAGTGTTTAGCCTTGTGGGCCGGCTGCCAGGGCCATTCCCGCGCAGAAATTGCCGTTTCCAGCCAGTGCAACCAGCTCTCGCTTTCGATCATGTCCCACGTCACGCGCAGAACCGTCCAGAGATCGACGACCAAATCGTTCTGGCGCGCACGATCGGTGTGGAACACGTCAGGGGCTGAGTGGGCCCCGAACCCGTCGACTTCGAGGGCGATCTCCAGTTCGGGGAGGGCAACATCGATGAACATTCGCCGCCCGCTGGTGGCGACGACCTCATAGTTGGTTTTCCAGCCCTCGATGTGTGCCTCGCGCAACTGCCGATGAACCCTCCGTTCCGCTTCCGACCACGGCCGGTCCCGCGAATCGCTGAGGATCTGGGTGCGAGCGATATTCCCTGGACGATGCGGATGGGCTTCGAACGCGGCCCACATCTGCTCAAGAGCCAGGGCACCCTCCGAGAAGGCATCCCTGAGAACGCGATCAACATAAGTGCCGCCCTCGGTTGGGATCAGGTCCACTGCCGTCAGCGCATGATTGGTGCAGCGGAAGCCTCCCCGCTCTATGACCCATGCCGGATCCACTGCCCGTTCGGAGAAGCGGAATCTGGGTCGATTGCTCGACAGGCGACCCGAGGCGCTGATGGGGCCCTGAATCGGCACGTCCCACAACAGGTGTGCCGCCGTGAGATCGGTGAACACGACATTCGGATCACGTAGGGCTGCGGCCCGCATGCGAGTCAGGGGCTCGGCCACTTGGTCCGCGGGAGCGAAGATCCCCGGGAGGACGCTCGCGAGATCGCCGGCCTGGGCCATGCGCCTGAGGACTCCGAACAGTTCATGGGGACAGGAGTTGTAGGAAATGACTCCCTGTTGTTGATGCAGGATGTTCCAGACGTCCAACTTTGATGGTTTCACGCCGGCAAGATGCGCGCGACACCGCGATTCGGTTCAGAACGAGCGCCCGGGCTGTGGACAAATTCTGCGCCGGAACTCCCTGTGGAAAACGCCGACTAGGGCAAACGCCCCTCAAACGCCAGATGACCGCAGATTATGCCGGTTGGGGCGTCCCTGCGATCAGGGCTTTGAGGGCGTCGGCGTCGTTGGGGAGGTCAACCACGCGGCGAGGTAGATCCTCGATGCCGGCGAATCGCTCGGGGCGCTCGACGTCATGGCCCAGCGCCTCGACGATGGTTTGGGAGAACTTCACCGGCAACGCCGTCTCGAGCACGATCACCGGCGGAGTGAGCTCCGCGCGCAGGTCACGCGCGACCTTCACTCCGTCAGCGGTGTGCGGATCGATGGTCACCCCGGTGCGCTCGTGTTCGGCCGCGATGGTCGCCACGCGATCGGCGTGCGAGGAGGATCCAGCCACGAAGCCGAACCGGTCACGGACCCGGGAGAAGGCCGGCAGCCCGGACAGGTCGAATTGGCCCTCGCGCACAAGTTCCTCCGCGAACAACCGCCGCAGCTCCCCAGCATCACGCCCGATCAGGTCAAAGATGAACCGCTCGAAGTTGGACGCCTTCGAGATGTCCATCGACGGGCTGGACGTCTCATGCGTCTCGGCGGTCCCGCGCACGCGATAGAGCCCGGTCGCGAAGAACTCGGCGAGCACATCGTTCTCGTTGGTCGCCAGCACGAGCGTGGAGATCGGCACGCCCATCTCGCGGGCGATATGCCCCGCGCAGATGTTGCCGAAGTTGCCGCTCGGCACGGTGAAGGTGACGGTCTGGTCATCGGACTCGGTCGCATGCAGATACAGCGCCACGTAGTAGATGACCTGCGCCACCAGGCGAGCCCAGTTGATCGAGTTGACGGCCCCGAGACGATGCTCGGCCTTGAACGCCAGATCGCCGTTGACGGTCTTGACCAGGTCCTGGCAGTCGTCGAACACGCCGTCGACCGCGATGTTCACGATCGTGGGATCGTCGAGGGAGAACATCTGCGCCTGCTGGAACGGGCTCATCCGCCCGGCGGGAGTGAGCATGAAGACGCGTACGCGGTCCTTGCCCAACATCGCATATTCAGCCGCCGACCCGGTGTCACCGCTGGTCGCTCCGAGGATGGTGAGTGTCCGGTCGCGGCGCTCGAGCTCATATTCGAAGAGCTCGCCCAGCAGCTGCATCGCCATGTCCTTGAAGGCAGCGGTCGGGCCGTTCGACAGGTGCCCGAGCAGCAGCCCGTCCCCGATCTCCG
Coding sequences:
- the trmB gene encoding tRNA (guanosine(46)-N7)-methyltransferase TrmB — encoded protein: MELQRPHREVVSFVRRSTRMNKSQERAWTQRERYLVDVPRDDTSTSIAPGATIDWPQVFGRTAPLVVEIGSGTGDSLVAMAAADPARDHIAFEVFRPAMASTMIKLNAAGITNVRLVEANGVSGLEELFSPGQVDELWTFFPDPWHKARHNKRRLVDTAFGALVASRLAPTGVWRIATDWADYAEHCREVLDDHPDLINEYADSGGFAPRLDARPITKYEQRGLRAGRDVFDLTYRRRHD
- the truA gene encoding tRNA pseudouridine(38-40) synthase TruA; the protein is MTEGFRQAQAATERWRIDLSYDGTDFSGWASQPGLRTVQGTLEHWITQVLRLPEPVQVVCAGRTDAGVHARGQVVHVDLPAEAPVDSLERRLRRVLPPDVVVRGVSAAPPGFDARFAAVWRRYVYRLNDGTAAPDPLLRGHITRVRGPLDLDAMNAAGTMLIGLKDFAAFCRRREGASTIRTLLELHAERDDRGDVAYTVKADAFCHSMVRSLMGAMTTIGMGKRDADWLAEVMTSPVRNSTINVMPAHGLCLEEVGYPPDADLAARVVAARATRGSEEL
- a CDS encoding methyltransferase, with translation MSHYFHTPENITGRRTITARIWDVDYEFDTANGVFSADGLDLGTSVLLRESWPPDHATRLLDLGCGWGPIAVALARECLDAIVDAVDTNELALALTAANAERAGVPDRVRPTLPQHADPDARYDEIWSNPPIRIGKDALHDLLLTWLPRLTDDGVARLVVGRNLGADSLQRWLLEQGYACERVGSAKGFRVFAVTK
- a CDS encoding CsbD family protein, with protein sequence MGAGDKIGNAAQNAAGKVKEGAGKATDNERLEAEGKADQAGANVKQAGENVKDAAKDVTR
- a CDS encoding superoxide dismutase; translation: MTYELPDLDYDYNALAPHIAPEIMELHHSKHHATYVKGANTAVEQLAEAASKGELGTINKLEKDLAFNLGGHINHSVFWKNMSPNGGGEATGDLADALGETFGGFEQFQKAFNANALGVQGSGWGVLAYDTFGKRLNLLQVFDHQGNLPAGQVPVLLLDMWEHAFYLQYKNVKPDFVSAWWNVINWEDANARLAKAKAADVF
- a CDS encoding arylamine N-acetyltransferase — its product is MKKWWIPVAALSVAVAPVVARTPKPQVANPDGVQTLDDAVTVCRNSGLTGWDLVEFAQRLVHRKFTRYSILSVWEPPALAFRNSRGYCNQYNTALWWLLRELGFDAERVFATRVRQDINPWWRMGHMWVRVTIDGLTLDVCAGRPDNRPGRVSFTPVTDVMPFHAWTYVNTNNGMILFTIVNVWRSLLTRQPLPRWMEREFGSTVREQG
- a CDS encoding glycosyltransferase; this translates as MRQAIDRLGAGYVAAGHERVLVVPGEHDETVETESGIVVTVASPHLPNSAYRMIAQPWRALIALDRFQPTSVEVSDKWTLSPVAGWAKRRGIGSILFSHERLDDMLGLWSRRQFGVETAVGALNRRLAQSFDTVVVTSNYAAGEFENTPARLSMVPLGVDLDMFRPDRGTPVDDGLLKLCYVGRLSREKSPHLAVAAAVEVHRRGIPMRMDVYGDGPHRDELVEIAGDAPVVFHGYLSGREEIATALTRSDVSLSVCPAETFGLAVLEALASGTPVVTSNRGGARELVDATCGEWGHPNPRDLADAIERLAARPKAATRAAARVRAEQYDWSRSVGLMLDLHGELARDEPYRSRWRDRLRGQLKPREAKEDR
- a CDS encoding glycosyltransferase → MTRPDRRLVIVVRADPVICGHSVEARNLAEAALLRGFTDVRIVTWPIERLAETGLPLKPLDSILPYSPGITVERPEPVGDYKVPDGRFVSGLIGRLVELFTDGVETVALSLYLTPHTIAVNDALHVARQTGLPVNVTTVAEAVGSDITNVVRNCVMQDRFGAAAHLLASYLSSDHCLAVSEYTKDLIVEEAAELDRLHGTNFAPQCRERIAISYPAIDTSAYVNLDPAEIESRLSARGLEKDGYILFLSRLTPAKGVDDLIEAYAGSRAKDRVRLVIAGRGPAEADLHALAAASPVHDRITFLHDVDDAEKPFLMAGAAAYSLPSKPQEAFVETFGIALAEKMLAGGGPVITTDTGGIGEAVGTCALIHHPGDVEQLRAHLDQAICDTTVEERTAAEVKARTYALQFDRQVILDRILERLEQAGNVELVG